One window of the Rhodohalobacter sp. SW132 genome contains the following:
- a CDS encoding tetratricopeptide repeat protein, protein MSKGLKKEDLEQDILIEYSSRFMYYYEQNKATVIGGVLGVLLVIGLIVGYFVYSGQQEQEAQDLLGIAEEQFMRGNYETALLGDEDDFSLGFVQIADNYSRTSAGNLANYYAAVSEMELGNYEDALDRIQRFDVPSGIMGVAPISLHAIILSELDRYEEAAEMYVRAAEWNENNSTTPLNLLEAAQAYREAGDDTNALRMVNRILDNYPNSQQATEAQRLKGVLTRDN, encoded by the coding sequence ATGAGTAAGGGACTTAAGAAAGAAGACTTAGAACAGGATATTCTGATAGAATATTCCTCACGGTTCATGTATTACTACGAACAGAACAAAGCGACCGTCATTGGCGGAGTGCTTGGCGTTTTGCTCGTAATCGGGTTAATTGTCGGTTATTTTGTCTACTCAGGTCAGCAGGAACAGGAAGCGCAGGATCTTCTCGGAATAGCAGAAGAACAATTTATGCGCGGCAACTATGAAACTGCTCTTTTAGGGGATGAAGATGACTTTTCCCTTGGTTTTGTACAGATTGCAGATAACTATAGCAGAACATCCGCCGGAAATCTTGCAAACTATTATGCTGCCGTTTCCGAAATGGAACTCGGCAATTATGAAGATGCACTTGATCGCATTCAGCGGTTTGATGTGCCAAGTGGAATTATGGGTGTCGCCCCGATATCACTCCATGCGATTATACTTTCCGAACTCGACCGCTATGAAGAAGCTGCTGAAATGTATGTACGTGCCGCTGAATGGAACGAGAATAATTCCACCACACCGTTGAATCTTCTGGAAGCCGCACAAGCTTATCGTGAGGCCGGGGATGATACCAACGCACTCCGCATGGTAAATCGAATTCTGGATAATTACCCGAACAGTCAGCAAGCTACAGAAGCTCAGCGCCTGAAAGGTGTGCTGACCCGGGACAACTAA
- a CDS encoding helix-turn-helix domain-containing protein, translated as MDKKKRKILEEKGYRVGSASDFLELTPEEETYIDIRLDISKLVKTQRAKKGWTQEQLAQAIGSSQSRIAKLEGGDQGISLDLMIKALLRLGTTKKQMGKLFEGEMKPA; from the coding sequence ATGGATAAGAAGAAACGCAAAATACTGGAAGAAAAAGGATATCGCGTGGGCTCCGCCTCCGATTTTCTTGAACTTACACCAGAAGAGGAAACCTATATCGATATTCGTCTGGATATCAGCAAACTGGTAAAAACTCAACGAGCAAAAAAAGGCTGGACCCAGGAACAGCTTGCACAGGCCATTGGATCAAGCCAGTCTCGTATTGCCAAACTTGAAGGTGGTGATCAAGGTATATCATTAGATCTGATGATTAAAGCACTTCTACGACTTGGAACAACAAAAAAACAGATGGGAAAACTGTTCGAAGGAGAGATGAAACCAGCCTGA
- a CDS encoding type II toxin-antitoxin system RelE/ParE family toxin, which produces MSENDKPLVWIQGEVKTPPFSEDARLKAGFLLRRLQKGDMVEMPDSRPMPAVGNKCHELRINGKNKTWRIIYFIDDDAIVILEVFAKKTQKTPMKVIDVCKKRLSHYKQ; this is translated from the coding sequence ATGTCTGAAAATGATAAACCACTAGTGTGGATTCAGGGTGAAGTAAAGACACCTCCTTTTTCAGAAGATGCCAGACTCAAAGCCGGTTTTCTGTTAAGAAGGCTTCAAAAAGGTGATATGGTTGAAATGCCGGATTCCAGACCCATGCCAGCGGTTGGAAATAAATGTCATGAACTCCGAATCAATGGCAAGAATAAAACATGGCGCATCATCTATTTCATCGATGATGATGCCATTGTCATATTGGAGGTCTTTGCCAAGAAAACTCAAAAGACACCGATGAAAGTCATAGATGTATGCAAAAAACGGCTGTCTCATTACAAACAGTAG
- a CDS encoding ABC transporter ATP-binding protein: protein MTQTGTPVLRAEHIAKSFDTDAGTGKLEILKDIELSVALSEIVAIVGSSGCGKSTLLHILGGLDRPNSGDVYWEGDSVYSLKPDKLADFRNNSVGFVFQFHHLLPEFTAIENVMMPAFIKGIGQKTAEKKASALLERFGLGSRLTHRPSQLSGGEQQRVSMARALMNDPSIILADEPTGNLDETNTELILSMLFELRKDRDLSIVLITHEEEIASRCDSLYTLQSGVLTKNELSADLS, encoded by the coding sequence ATGACACAAACCGGCACACCGGTATTACGGGCTGAACACATCGCCAAATCTTTTGATACAGATGCAGGCACCGGCAAGCTCGAAATCCTGAAAGACATTGAACTCTCTGTGGCCCTTTCCGAAATTGTAGCCATTGTGGGGTCCAGCGGCTGTGGGAAAAGCACCCTCTTGCATATTCTCGGCGGACTCGATCGCCCCAATAGTGGCGACGTTTACTGGGAAGGAGATTCAGTCTATTCACTGAAGCCGGATAAGCTTGCAGATTTCAGAAACAATAGTGTTGGGTTCGTGTTCCAGTTTCACCATCTGCTGCCCGAATTTACAGCCATCGAAAACGTAATGATGCCGGCATTCATCAAAGGAATCGGTCAAAAAACCGCGGAAAAAAAAGCCTCTGCCCTGCTGGAACGGTTCGGCCTGGGAAGCCGTCTGACTCACCGTCCCTCACAACTTTCCGGCGGTGAACAGCAGCGGGTCTCCATGGCGCGGGCGCTGATGAACGATCCGTCCATCATACTCGCCGATGAACCCACCGGTAACCTCGATGAAACGAATACAGAACTGATTCTATCCATGTTATTTGAACTGCGTAAAGATCGTGACCTCTCCATCGTACTGATCACTCACGAAGAGGAAATTGCATCCCGGTGTGATTCGCTTTACACCCTGCAAAGCGGAGTTTTAACAAAAAATGAACTCTCTGCTGATCTCTCCTGA
- a CDS encoding TIGR00282 family metallophosphoesterase produces MAADTVKIFFIADIVGESGLEFLETMLPPLLDKHQPDFVIANGENSHEGRGINRTIVQRLYDIGVHVITGGNHSFDKWKIFSYMKTDPNLLRPLNYPKGNAGFGFGIYDLPGSDKKIGVLNLQGRTFMQQIDDPFATSEWAIKRIKEETDIIFLDFHAEATAEKLAMAWHLDGQVSVIVGTHTHVPTNDARIFPQGTGYITDAGMTGPFNSVIGMKKKTSINRFLLGTPQRFLVADKENRLCGVIAEINTETAKCTHIDSIIYPEFQNSKP; encoded by the coding sequence ATGGCAGCAGACACGGTTAAGATTTTTTTTATAGCAGATATTGTAGGCGAATCGGGTCTCGAATTTCTCGAAACGATGCTCCCTCCCCTTCTTGATAAACATCAACCCGATTTTGTGATCGCCAACGGTGAAAACTCCCACGAAGGGCGCGGTATTAACCGGACTATTGTTCAGCGGCTCTATGATATTGGCGTACATGTAATTACCGGCGGAAATCACTCGTTTGATAAATGGAAGATTTTCTCGTACATGAAAACAGACCCCAACCTGCTTCGTCCGCTCAACTATCCCAAAGGGAATGCGGGATTTGGTTTTGGAATCTATGATCTGCCGGGAAGTGATAAAAAAATCGGGGTGTTAAATTTGCAGGGCCGAACATTTATGCAGCAAATCGACGATCCATTTGCAACCTCGGAATGGGCGATAAAACGAATCAAAGAGGAAACCGATATCATTTTTCTTGATTTCCATGCCGAAGCCACCGCTGAAAAACTGGCCATGGCCTGGCATCTCGACGGACAGGTATCCGTAATCGTGGGCACACATACGCACGTTCCCACCAATGATGCACGGATATTTCCGCAGGGAACCGGCTACATCACAGACGCGGGCATGACAGGTCCTTTCAATTCCGTTATTGGCATGAAAAAGAAAACATCTATCAACCGGTTTCTGCTCGGTACACCTCAGCGATTCCTTGTGGCCGATAAAGAGAACCGGCTGTGTGGAGTCATAGCCGAGATCAATACAGAAACGGCTAAATGCACCCACATTGATTCTATCATTTATCCAGAATTCCAAAACAGCAAACCATGA
- a CDS encoding hemolysin III family protein: MYKGERFNSYTHLAGAILSAVGFIFLIYLAVTRGDAWKITSFIIYGATLTTLYTFSTLYHSVQGKLKKIFQKLDHVSIYLLIAGTYTPFTLVTLRGDLGWTIFAIVWGLATLGIIIDLIPSKGHRILPLIIYLLMGWLVIIVIDPLVSNLATAGFYWLIAGGMFYTFGVIFYVLDSQHRFSHGIWHIFVLAGSLSHFISVAGYVT; the protein is encoded by the coding sequence ATGTATAAAGGCGAACGATTTAACAGCTATACCCACCTTGCCGGAGCCATCTTATCGGCTGTTGGATTTATTTTTTTGATCTACCTTGCCGTAACCCGCGGTGATGCCTGGAAAATTACCAGTTTTATTATCTACGGAGCCACGCTCACCACACTCTACACATTTTCAACACTCTACCACAGTGTACAGGGGAAGCTGAAAAAAATCTTCCAGAAACTCGATCATGTCTCCATTTACCTGCTTATTGCAGGAACATATACGCCATTTACGCTTGTTACACTTCGCGGGGATCTCGGGTGGACCATTTTTGCCATCGTCTGGGGGCTGGCTACGCTCGGTATTATCATTGATCTTATTCCAAGTAAAGGACACCGGATCCTGCCGCTCATCATTTACCTCCTGATGGGCTGGTTGGTTATTATTGTAATCGATCCACTGGTGAGTAATCTTGCAACAGCCGGTTTTTACTGGCTTATTGCCGGTGGAATGTTCTACACATTTGGCGTGATATTTTATGTTCTCGACAGCCAACACCGCTTTTCTCACGGGATCTGGCACATCTTTGTTCTCGCCGGAAGCCTGAGCCACTTCATCTCTGTGGCCGGATATGTAACGTAA
- a CDS encoding cell division protein ZapA — protein sequence MQSIKVTILGKQIPLKVEEGEVESMKKIAGFVDEKFRIYRQELTNQPDSTAMILASLSIAGELFELRQEVAATEESEELLMREINGKMEKLITEIS from the coding sequence ATGCAGTCTATTAAAGTGACCATACTCGGCAAACAGATTCCATTGAAAGTGGAAGAAGGCGAGGTGGAAAGCATGAAAAAAATTGCGGGATTTGTTGATGAAAAATTCCGAATTTACCGCCAGGAGCTTACCAATCAGCCCGACTCTACGGCTATGATCCTCGCATCTCTCAGCATCGCAGGAGAACTGTTTGAACTGCGGCAGGAAGTTGCAGCTACTGAGGAAAGTGAGGAGCTTTTGATGCGTGAGATCAACGGCAAGATGGAGAAATTGATTACCGAAATCTCCTGA
- the pheT gene encoding phenylalanine--tRNA ligase subunit beta: MKISVNWLRQYVETDLDPNEIADKLTLLGLEVEEIEQIGNSFDKMVVGEVQAVRSHPNADKLQLCDVNTGDEVSQIVCGAPNVAKGQKVAVAKVGATMPEPMPNGEYLTIKKMKLRGESSSGMICSEAELGLSEDHSGIMVLNDDLKIGTPLNEALNIEQDTVLEIGLTPNRPDAACHIGVARDLAAVLEAELSSPYTQVDKPANDLSDSIEISIKNSEKCHRYAAFMVEGVTVEESPNWLKQRLLSIGLRPINNVVDITNYVLHEIGQPLHAFDYDKIAGKKIIVQDFDEEKTFTTLDDVKRTVPAGTLFICDEKEPVAVAGVMGGEDSEVTDQTKTILIESAYFDPSSIRKASKALTLQSDSSYRFERGIDPTLQVRAAKRAADLIAEVTGGSVVNGYADIHPVKPEQKKVSVRISRINSLLGTDLSLEESEKILNLLEFETEQTDENTLNCTVPHFRPDVSREVDLIEEVGRVYDYNRIPRPDTAPFVTPEPLTDWENLVERIRGYAVSLAYKEITTNSLLSKKEATLLSHEGNHIDTLNPVSQENTTLRPHLSGGFLKAVKYNLHRNEEQLRFFEIGHVFNASDDGTWVDGVEEHTHLLLGLCGYKSHDSWTGDAKTFNIFDLKADVEALFELLGIAEMVEQEAVSNYRLNYTIGEAVVGSISVVDEKLRKGFDIDHAAYIAEINITELSAIDAIHRDIRFQKVSRFPAFDFDAAFIVDQDVRASELEQSIRKEAGSVLKSIEVFDVYEGENIGSNKKSIAFRLSFLDSNKTLSIKDVEPIVKKVVHQLERTYDAKLRS, encoded by the coding sequence ATGAAAATTTCTGTTAACTGGCTCAGACAGTACGTAGAAACCGATCTCGACCCGAATGAAATTGCAGATAAACTCACGCTTCTGGGTCTTGAAGTGGAAGAGATTGAACAGATCGGTAATAGTTTTGACAAAATGGTCGTCGGTGAAGTTCAGGCTGTTCGGTCACATCCAAATGCGGATAAACTGCAGCTCTGTGATGTAAATACCGGTGATGAAGTATCTCAGATTGTTTGCGGAGCACCCAATGTTGCTAAAGGACAAAAAGTAGCCGTTGCAAAAGTAGGTGCCACCATGCCCGAACCGATGCCAAACGGAGAATATCTGACCATCAAAAAAATGAAACTCCGCGGTGAAAGTTCATCAGGAATGATCTGTTCCGAAGCAGAACTCGGACTGAGTGAAGATCACTCCGGAATTATGGTTTTGAATGATGATCTCAAAATCGGAACTCCGCTCAATGAGGCCCTCAATATCGAACAGGATACGGTTCTTGAAATCGGGCTGACGCCAAATCGCCCTGATGCCGCCTGCCATATCGGTGTTGCACGAGATCTTGCAGCCGTCCTTGAGGCAGAACTCTCATCTCCGTACACCCAGGTTGATAAACCAGCAAATGACTTATCTGATTCAATTGAGATCTCCATCAAAAACAGTGAGAAATGCCATCGTTACGCCGCTTTTATGGTTGAAGGGGTTACGGTAGAGGAATCCCCGAATTGGCTGAAACAGAGACTTCTCTCCATCGGTCTGCGGCCCATTAACAACGTGGTGGATATCACCAATTATGTGCTTCATGAGATCGGTCAGCCGCTTCACGCGTTTGACTACGACAAGATCGCCGGCAAAAAAATTATTGTCCAGGATTTTGATGAAGAAAAAACCTTCACCACGCTCGATGATGTAAAGCGAACCGTACCTGCCGGAACACTTTTTATTTGTGATGAAAAAGAGCCGGTTGCAGTAGCCGGTGTGATGGGCGGAGAAGATTCGGAAGTAACCGATCAAACCAAAACCATTCTCATTGAAAGCGCCTATTTCGATCCTTCATCCATCCGAAAGGCATCCAAGGCGCTTACCCTGCAAAGCGACAGCTCCTACCGCTTTGAGCGTGGTATCGACCCAACACTGCAGGTTCGTGCAGCCAAACGTGCGGCAGACCTGATTGCAGAAGTCACCGGCGGCAGTGTCGTGAATGGCTACGCTGATATCCACCCGGTAAAACCTGAGCAGAAAAAGGTATCGGTCAGGATTTCACGGATTAATTCGCTGCTGGGTACGGATCTCTCCCTGGAGGAGTCGGAAAAGATTCTGAATCTCCTGGAATTTGAAACCGAGCAAACAGATGAAAACACTTTGAACTGCACGGTTCCTCATTTCCGTCCGGATGTTTCACGGGAAGTGGATCTGATTGAGGAAGTGGGCCGGGTGTATGATTACAACCGGATCCCGCGTCCAGATACGGCTCCCTTTGTAACACCGGAACCGCTCACCGACTGGGAGAATCTGGTTGAGAGAATTCGCGGTTATGCTGTGTCTCTCGCATATAAAGAGATCACAACGAATTCGCTCCTCTCCAAAAAAGAGGCCACGCTTCTGTCGCATGAGGGGAATCATATCGACACACTAAATCCTGTATCCCAGGAAAATACAACGCTTCGCCCCCATCTCTCCGGCGGCTTTCTGAAGGCGGTAAAATACAATCTTCACCGAAACGAAGAGCAGCTCCGGTTTTTCGAAATTGGTCACGTTTTCAACGCTTCTGATGACGGAACCTGGGTGGATGGTGTGGAAGAGCACACGCATCTGCTGCTGGGATTATGCGGTTATAAATCCCACGACTCCTGGACCGGGGATGCGAAGACTTTCAATATTTTTGATTTGAAAGCAGACGTTGAAGCCCTTTTTGAACTGCTTGGTATCGCCGAAATGGTGGAACAAGAAGCTGTGAGTAATTACCGACTCAACTACACCATCGGTGAAGCAGTGGTTGGATCGATCTCCGTGGTTGACGAGAAGCTTCGAAAAGGGTTCGATATTGATCACGCCGCATACATTGCAGAAATCAACATCACGGAACTCTCTGCTATCGATGCAATTCACCGTGATATCCGGTTTCAGAAAGTCTCCCGTTTCCCGGCATTTGATTTTGATGCCGCATTCATTGTCGACCAGGACGTGAGAGCATCGGAACTGGAGCAATCGATCCGTAAAGAAGCGGGATCTGTACTAAAATCTATTGAGGTGTTCGACGTTTATGAAGGAGAGAATATCGGATCCAATAAAAAAAGTATTGCTTTTAGGCTCTCTTTTTTAGATTCTAATAAAACATTGTCGATCAAGGATGTGGAACCTATTGTTAAAAAAGTTGTACATCAACTTGAACGCACCTACGACGCAAAGTTAAGATCATAA
- the pheS gene encoding phenylalanine--tRNA ligase subunit alpha, with protein MIEKIDSLKQEIDSFTINSEEELEAFRLEFLSRNGKVQDMFKLMGQVPNDQKAAMGKAMNEVKNLAQERFDSAKESLSGKEAVTFGAADDISLPVTPKYTGSLHPLTRALREIKQIFLRLGFNIADGPELEDDFHNFTALNFPPDHPARDMQDTFFVKRSEENPDENLVMRTHTSPVQIRLMKDTQPPIRSIMPGRVYRNEAVTAKSYFQFNQVEGLYVDENVTLGELIETLVMFAKLMYGSDVKYRVRPSFFPFTEPSLEMDIWWNNEKGGQWLEILGAGMVDPNVFDAVDVDSETYTGFAFGMGVDRIALLRYGIDDIRTLYENDIRVLRQFK; from the coding sequence ATGATCGAAAAAATTGACTCTCTGAAACAGGAGATAGACTCGTTCACCATCAACTCAGAAGAGGAACTTGAAGCGTTCAGGCTCGAATTTCTTTCGCGTAATGGAAAAGTTCAGGATATGTTTAAGCTCATGGGTCAAGTACCGAATGACCAGAAAGCCGCCATGGGTAAAGCGATGAACGAGGTGAAAAATCTTGCCCAGGAACGCTTTGATTCCGCAAAAGAGAGTTTATCCGGGAAAGAAGCCGTCACATTCGGTGCAGCGGATGATATCTCCCTTCCGGTCACTCCAAAGTACACCGGCTCTCTCCATCCGCTGACCCGGGCACTGCGCGAAATCAAACAGATCTTCCTGCGCCTCGGTTTTAATATTGCTGACGGACCCGAGCTGGAAGACGATTTTCACAATTTTACGGCGCTGAACTTTCCCCCTGACCATCCCGCCCGGGATATGCAGGATACATTTTTCGTGAAGCGCTCGGAGGAAAATCCTGATGAAAACCTGGTGATGAGAACACATACATCGCCCGTACAGATCCGGCTGATGAAAGATACCCAGCCGCCTATCCGATCGATTATGCCGGGACGCGTCTACCGAAATGAAGCGGTTACGGCAAAATCCTACTTCCAGTTCAACCAGGTGGAAGGCCTTTATGTGGATGAAAATGTAACCCTCGGTGAGCTCATCGAAACATTGGTGATGTTCGCCAAACTGATGTACGGAAGCGACGTAAAATACAGGGTGCGTCCCTCCTTCTTTCCTTTCACGGAACCAAGCCTTGAAATGGATATCTGGTGGAACAATGAAAAAGGCGGTCAGTGGCTTGAAATCCTGGGTGCCGGCATGGTGGATCCCAACGTATTCGACGCCGTTGATGTGGATTCAGAAACGTACACCGGTTTCGCTTTTGGAATGGGAGTGGATCGGATCGCCCTGCTGCGCTACGGTATTGACGACATCCGGACCCTCTATGAAAATGACATCCGGGTTCTCCGACAGTTCAAATAA
- the rplT gene encoding 50S ribosomal protein L20 produces MPRSRNLVASRRRRRKILNQAKGYWGRRKNVYTVAKNAVEKGLLYQYRDRKNRKRNFRRLWITRINAAARLNGTTYSKLINGMKSNEMEINRKMLADIAVRDPETFSEIVNAAAK; encoded by the coding sequence ATGCCACGATCAAGAAATTTGGTGGCTTCCCGTCGCCGTCGCCGGAAGATTTTAAACCAGGCGAAAGGTTACTGGGGCAGACGTAAAAACGTTTATACTGTTGCTAAAAACGCGGTTGAAAAAGGTCTTTTGTACCAATACCGCGACCGAAAAAACCGGAAACGGAATTTTCGAAGGCTATGGATTACTCGTATCAACGCCGCTGCCCGCCTGAACGGAACCACCTATTCCAAACTTATTAACGGTATGAAATCCAATGAGATGGAGATCAACCGTAAAATGTTGGCGGATATCGCAGTGCGCGATCCTGAAACATTTTCTGAAATTGTAAACGCAGCCGCGAAGTAA
- the rpmI gene encoding 50S ribosomal protein L35, with protein sequence MPKMKSNSGAKKRFKRTGSGKLKRKKAFKRHILTKKSPKRKNELGKSTLVHENDQKSIEKLLPYS encoded by the coding sequence ATGCCTAAAATGAAATCTAACAGTGGTGCTAAGAAACGCTTCAAACGAACCGGTTCAGGAAAACTGAAGCGCAAGAAAGCGTTTAAACGCCATATTTTGACCAAGAAATCACCAAAACGGAAAAATGAGCTCGGGAAAAGTACTCTCGTACACGAGAACGATCAGAAATCGATCGAAAAACTTCTCCCCTACAGCTAA
- the infC gene encoding translation initiation factor IF-3 encodes MARRRIQRRKRNDDRPNINDEIRADEVRLIRPDEEHEIVSLERALQIAEQFKKDLVEVAPNAKPPVCKVIDFGKFMYEKKKKEKEAKKKQHTIQVKELRFRPQTDDHDLEFKTRHAREFLEDGDKLKATVQFRGRDMLYTEQGKELLMNLAEELSDISKIESRPTMEGRRMIMILSPEKS; translated from the coding sequence ATCGCAAGACGCAGAATTCAAAGAAGAAAACGGAATGATGACCGGCCGAATATCAATGACGAAATTCGCGCCGACGAAGTTCGGTTAATCCGTCCGGATGAAGAACACGAAATCGTATCCCTTGAAAGGGCTCTCCAGATTGCAGAGCAGTTTAAAAAAGATCTGGTAGAAGTAGCACCTAATGCAAAACCACCCGTTTGCAAGGTGATCGATTTTGGAAAATTCATGTATGAGAAGAAGAAGAAAGAAAAAGAAGCCAAAAAGAAACAGCACACCATCCAGGTGAAAGAGCTTCGTTTCCGCCCGCAGACGGATGATCATGATCTTGAATTTAAAACACGCCATGCGCGTGAATTCCTTGAAGATGGGGATAAATTAAAAGCTACCGTGCAATTTCGCGGCCGTGACATGTTGTACACCGAACAGGGAAAAGAGCTTCTTATGAATCTTGCAGAGGAGCTCAGCGACATCAGTAAAATAGAGTCCAGGCCCACGATGGAAGGTCGCCGGATGATTATGATACTGTCCCCTGAAAAAAGTTGA
- the thrS gene encoding threonine--tRNA ligase, with translation MPDDLITLTLPDGAQKEFPKQTTGYQVAESISTGLARNALSITFNDSILDLDLPLTEDGEISINTWDNEDGKYTFWHSSAHLLAEAVQELYPNAKFGIGPPIETGFYYDIDFGDHSFGQDDLERVENKIIELARNKSEFTREVVSQQEALKFYKERNNEYKVDLIEDLEDSTITFYKQGNFTDLCRGPHIPHTGLVKAVKLTSLAGAYWRGDVESKQLTRIYGVSFPKQKLLKEHLEQLEEAKRRDHKKLGKLLKIYMMDSMVGPGLPMWLPNGTTLRRTLEAFLREEQLERGYKEVITPHIANLELYKTSGHYPYYQDSQFNPFGVEGDEYMLKPMNCPHHHRIYSSDLRSYRELPIRLAEFGSVYRYEQSGELNGLSRVRGFTQDDAHIYCTHDQLKGEIKHTIELTQHVFSTFGMPVDIRLSFRDDNEKKYGGNSEYWDRAQNEIREVADEMGLKYRIAKGEASFYGPKIDFIIRDAIGRKWQLGTVQVDYVMPERFDLTYVGSDNEKHRPVIIHRAPFGSMERFVSILIEHFAGDFPLWLSPLQVKVLPISEDYSEYADEVAAELKKIGIRVETDHRSEQIGSKIRDAETSKIPYMVIVGSEEQESGTVSARRHKQGDIGTFSLKDFIYKLDTEVTEKHLPPEHNS, from the coding sequence ACTCTAACCCTACCCGACGGCGCTCAAAAAGAATTTCCGAAACAGACAACCGGCTACCAGGTTGCCGAAAGTATCTCCACAGGCCTTGCAAGGAATGCTCTGAGCATCACATTTAACGACTCCATTCTTGATCTTGACCTGCCACTTACCGAAGATGGTGAAATCAGTATAAATACATGGGATAACGAAGACGGAAAGTATACGTTCTGGCACTCATCAGCCCACCTGCTTGCCGAAGCCGTTCAGGAACTTTACCCGAATGCAAAATTTGGAATTGGCCCTCCTATTGAAACCGGTTTTTATTACGATATCGATTTTGGTGACCACTCATTTGGGCAGGATGACCTTGAAAGAGTTGAAAACAAAATTATTGAACTGGCCCGTAACAAATCGGAGTTCACCCGTGAAGTGGTGAGTCAGCAGGAGGCTCTCAAATTTTACAAGGAACGGAATAATGAATATAAAGTGGACCTGATTGAGGACCTCGAAGATTCAACGATCACCTTTTATAAGCAGGGAAACTTTACGGATCTCTGCCGCGGACCCCACATCCCTCATACAGGGCTGGTGAAGGCGGTAAAACTGACCAGCCTGGCTGGAGCTTACTGGCGGGGTGATGTGGAGAGCAAACAGCTAACCCGAATTTACGGGGTTTCTTTTCCAAAACAGAAATTGCTGAAAGAGCATCTTGAACAGCTTGAAGAGGCCAAACGCCGAGACCATAAGAAACTTGGCAAGCTGCTGAAAATCTATATGATGGACTCCATGGTGGGGCCCGGCCTGCCGATGTGGCTTCCAAACGGAACAACACTGCGCAGAACACTCGAAGCATTTTTACGCGAGGAACAGCTCGAACGCGGTTACAAAGAGGTCATTACTCCTCACATTGCCAATCTTGAGCTCTACAAAACGTCAGGGCACTACCCCTACTACCAGGATTCGCAGTTTAATCCGTTTGGGGTTGAAGGTGATGAGTATATGCTCAAACCGATGAACTGTCCGCATCACCACCGCATCTACTCCTCAGACCTGAGAAGCTACCGGGAGCTGCCGATCCGACTCGCAGAGTTTGGAAGTGTTTATCGTTACGAGCAATCCGGCGAATTAAACGGACTGTCGCGCGTTCGCGGATTTACGCAGGATGATGCGCACATCTACTGCACACACGATCAGCTGAAAGGTGAAATCAAACACACGATTGAGCTTACACAACACGTATTCAGCACATTTGGAATGCCGGTTGATATTCGTCTTTCCTTCCGCGATGATAATGAGAAAAAATATGGCGGAAACTCCGAATACTGGGATCGCGCGCAAAATGAAATTCGTGAAGTAGCCGATGAGATGGGACTCAAATATCGCATCGCTAAAGGTGAAGCGAGTTTTTACGGACCCAAAATTGATTTCATTATTCGCGATGCCATCGGCAGAAAATGGCAGCTTGGAACCGTTCAGGTTGATTATGTGATGCCGGAACGATTTGACCTCACCTATGTAGGTTCGGATAATGAAAAACACCGACCGGTGATCATCCACAGGGCACCGTTTGGATCAATGGAGCGATTTGTTAGTATACTGATCGAACATTTTGCCGGAGATTTCCCGCTCTGGCTGTCACCGCTCCAGGTTAAAGTACTGCCCATTTCCGAAGATTATTCAGAATATGCTGATGAAGTAGCCGCAGAGCTGAAGAAAATCGGAATACGGGTAGAGACTGATCACAGAAGTGAACAAATCGGTTCTAAAATACGGGATGCGGAAACGTCCAAAATACCATACATGGTTATTGTGGGTTCAGAAGAACAGGAAAGCGGAACCGTCTCCGCCCGAAGACATAAACAGGGTGACATTGGAACGTTTTCACTTAAAGATTTTATTTATAAATTAGACACAGAGGTGACAGAGAAACATTTGCCACCTGAACATAACAGTTAA